From the Theileria equi strain WA chromosome 4 map unlocalized gcontig_1105316255041, whole genome shotgun sequence genome, one window contains:
- a CDS encoding hypothetical protein (encoded by transcript BEWA_045210A) produces the protein MVGQYEAAIDISKVPGKHDLEEDGDKNNEYYYQDGKEGIIVILTENLPKAPGYKKLEHRPEDQVVKIKGIKKGDTPQNVLPNPSGYSNVTEVAVYYWSGDDKYDKPLLLQLVKLGIDEEYYTSTPENPNYWTKQGGINNSNLKDRLDRQNCKNGVHTVNISYKLRGTTSYGIGYYCPVCNQRITVSYLDPPDHDHYHYYSHTIGHPGSSSSISVSGFKDKDNYQVGLPPVKGAQFISVYWRQFTGKPLLIAYQQRPERWFRRNASDGNTWSEVSPNLIPDPRDTSHYRNKIKELLDLKEYYPKLTPDLSKIDKYSDSITGISITVEAITGDIYSILEHSLNGQLFMLTEVKHKSKVLKGISSDYPLISITAYYDKDASTESEDKLDLVELAVQILESGIHYTRYIYYGRPSTTKENSWYAFLNLGTRPSEEDLRKEVDRINELKDKKYSMDKIIKASLQVAKPGVGAGAAGFGTWKLWSVLATLV, from the coding sequence ATGGTTGGCCAATATGAAGCTGCTATCGATATCAGCAAAGTGCCTGGAAAACATGACCTAGAAGAGGATGgtgataaaaataatgaataTTATTATcaagatggtaaagaaggGATAATTGTAATCCTCACCgaaaatcttccaaaagcTCCTGGATACAAGAAACTAGAGCACAGACCAGAAGACCAAGTTGTAAAGATTAAAGGGATTAAGAAGGGAGACACTCCTCAGAATGTGCTTCCTAACCCTTCTGGATATTCCAATGTCACAGAGGTGGcagtctactactggtcAGGGGatgataaatatgataaaCCCCTTCTACTTCAACTTGTTAAACTTGGtattgatgaagaatacTATACGTCCACTCCTGAGAACCCAAACTATTGGACTAAACAAGGGGGTATAAATAATAGTAATTTAAAGGATAGGCTTGACAGGCAGAACTgcaagaatggagtccataCTGTAAATATCTCGTACAAGCTTCGCGGAACTACCTCGTATGGTATTGGTTACTACTGTCCAGTTTGTAATCAGAGAATTACGGTAAGCTATCTTGATCCACCTGATCATGACCATTATCACTACTACTCACACACTATTGGACATCCTGGTTCTTCGTCCTCAATCTCAGTTTCTGGCTTTAAGGACAAAGATAATTATCAAGTTGGACTCCCACCTGTTAAAGGTGCCCAGTTTATATCTGTCTACTGGAGACAGTTTACTGGTAAGCCTCTTCTCATTGCCTACCAACAAAGACCAGAAAGATGGTTCAGAAGAAATGCTAGTGATGGCAACACTTGGAGTGAAGTATCCCCGAATTTGATACCTGATCCTAGAGATACTAGTCACTATAGGaataaaatcaaagagCTCCTAGACCTTAAGGAATATTACCCTAAACTTACCCCGGATTTATCTAAGATAGATAAATATTCCGATAGTATTACAGGTATATCCATAACTGTTGAAGCCATTACTGGGGATATCTATTCTATACTTGAGCACTCTCTGAATGGCCAACTATTTATGCTTACCGAAGTCAAACATAAGAGCAAGGTTCTAAAAGGTATAAGTTCTGATTATCCCTTGATTAGCATTACGGCCTACTATGACAAAGATGCTAGTACTGAGAGTGAAGATAAACTTGACTTGGTTGAACTTGCTGTTCAAATACTTGAAAGTGGGATTCATTATACCAGATATATATACTACGGCAGACCTAGTACAACTAAGGAAAACTCATGGTACGCATTTCTTAACTTAGGCACTCGGCCTAGTGAGGAAGATCTGAGGAAGGAAGTAGATAGAATTAATGAACTGAAAGATAAGAAATACAGTATGGATAAAATCATTAAGGCATCCCTGCAAGTTGCTAAACCTGGAGTGGGTGCAGGTGCTGCAGGATTTGGTACATGGAAACTATGGTCTGTACTCGCGACTCTAGTTTAA
- a CDS encoding conserved hypothetical protein (encoded by transcript BEWA_045230A) produces MNDSSSCCDIPVFILAGGESDNFSKLGSTLIKALLKIGTKTLLQNTIDNLVVSGFKDLRIITNDELSASIQDHVITCSKDWESYNPSIEVHGISFCDHQGTTDAVRAFAKSTDTPFMVVPCDFYGKFDFKAVAREHFRSKRLCTIALVESEKKTVDNQLALGGCEVETWDYKYRVISTLDESKGQIVGISQAISVESGEKHEIFKWHSLKHQHCVILRNLVDVHIYVFSNDIFKMFGVYKNSSIRLDVIPFIVKMQETPVLKVCIDSGDLPGQTDEIYDKQWKRHELDNDFDDTRVFYFIGSGDSFKISRVNSIDAFYLANMRECTSKSASASGSKITKAKNTISGENPNVDSTASIKNCVFGDNVQIGANAKVTNCVVMDGCKLEGEVTLDRSVIGKSVTVGEKSKLKNVVVLSDYVIPKETLIDRDYLPPFIE; encoded by the exons ATGAACGattcctcatcttgttGTGATATACCGGTTTTTATCCTCGCCGGAGGGGAGTCTGACAACTTTTCTAAGCTTGGAAGTACACTAATAAAGGCTCTGTTGAAGATTGGGACCAAAACACTTCTGCAAAACACTATAGATAACTTAGTTGTGTCTGGGTTTAAAG ATTTGAGAATTATCACGAATGATGAGCTTTCCGCATCGATACAGGATCACGTAATTACATGCTCCAAGGATTGGGAGTCATATAATCCGAGTATTGAAGTTCATGGGATTTCCTTTTGCGATCACCAAGGAACCACTGATGCCGTACGTGCCTTTGCAAAGTCTACAGACACTCCTTTCATGGTTGTTCCATGTgatttttatggaaaaTTTGATTTCAAAGCGGTTGCAAGGGAACATTTCAGGAGCAAGAGATTATGTACCATTGCACTGGTAGAGAGTGAAAAGAAGACCGTCGATAACCAACTTGCCCTTGGCGGATGTGAAGTTGAAACCTGGGACTACAAGTACAGAGTTATATCGACTTTAGACGAATCAAAGGGGCAAATTGTTGGAATATCACAGGCAATTTCAGTTGAAAGCGGTGAGAAACACGAGATATTCAAATGGCATTCCTTGAAACACCAACATTGTGTGATACTCCGCAATCTGGTTGACGTGCACATTTATGTGTTTTCCAATGacatatttaaaatgtttggCGTCTATAAGAATTCAAGTATTAGG CTCGATGTTATCCCATTTATCGTAAAAATGCAAGAAACGCCAGTTCTTAAGGTATGCATTGATAGTGGAGATTTACCTGGTCAAACTGATGAAATTTATGATAAGCAGTGGAAGCGTCATGAACTTGACAATGACTTTGATGACACAAGGGTCTTTTACTTTATTGGCTCCGGAGACTCATTTAAGATATCCAGAGTAAACAGTATAGATGCATTCTACCTTGCAAATATGAGGGAATGCACTTCAAAATCAGCTAGCGCATCTGGAAGCAAAATTACAAAG GCAAAGAACACAATTTCAGGGGAAAATCCAAATGTGGACTCTACAGCCAGCATCAAGAACTGTGTTTTTG GTGATAACGTACAAATTGGCGCAAATGCAAAAGTAACAAATTGCGTGGTGATGGATGGATGTAAACTAGAAGGCGAGGTTACTCTAGACCGATCTGTCATTGGTAAATCAGTGACTGTCGGTGAAAAGTCAAAG CTCAAAAACGTTGTCGTATTATCCGACTATGTCATTCCAAAGGAGACGCTGATCGACAGGGACTATTTGCCCCCGTTTATAGAATAA
- a CDS encoding splicing factor subunit, putative (encoded by transcript BEWA_045220A) produces the protein MDRYSGGHLQPHQEPSRYERRRRDRSSSRGDRDRYRRDRHYGRRRSRSRNYERRDERDRRRSRERSRSRSRNNTDPEEELLLNRDISESHARSRAAERRRRKAQAECIRRAGGFQKLADQEGHQTVRLFWDGFQWVAKSAQTTILGGDPALMNSTRKLRRLYFGNLPIHMGLTETGFQNLVWNEMRNRNFCNDPNVSPVLYVWFAKDKGNYGFVEFATVEETERALTMDGMSCMGVQLRVSRPNDYSSTSMKSAMQQAVMPIPTMTTSSINDNFKGCYLHIVQIVLPESIEAEVEYLDVLDDVKEEFEKYGKIKSAAIVIPKHKESIASQFEVGDILVEFLNNESLVSCVQNMSNRKYENRPIQMQPLEQEVYDAVARPIIFDLEQMDRPE, from the coding sequence ATGGATAGATACTCTGGCGGACATTTACAACCACATCAAGAGCCAAGTCGCTACGAGAGGAGGCGCAGAGATCGTTCATCTAGCAGAGGGGACCGCGACAGATACAGGCGCGACCGTCATTACGGCAGACGTAGATCTCGGTCTAGGAATTACGAACGGAGAGATGAACGGGACAGGCGCAGGTCTAGGGAAAGGTCCAGGTCGAGAAGCAGAAATAACACCGATCCAGAAGAAGAGCTTTTATTGAACAGAGATATTTCAGAGAGCCATGCCAGGTCTAGGGCTGCGGAAAGGAGGCGTAGGAAGGCACAAGCAGAATGTATTAGAAGAGCAGGTGGTTTTCAAAAACTAGCTGATCAGGAAGGCCATCAAACTGTGCGCCTATTCTGGGATGGGTTTCAATGGGTCGCAAAGAGTGCACAAACGACAATCCTAGGTGGAGATCCAGCCCTCATGAATTCCACAAGGAAACTAAGAAGGTTATACTTTGGCAATCTACCAATTCACATGGGATTGACCGAAACTGGATTCCAAAATCTGGTCTGGAACGAAATGAGAAATCGCAATTTCTGTAACGATCCAAATGTATCGCCTGTATTATACGTTTGGTTTGCCAAGGATAAGGGAAACTATGGTTTTGTGGAATTTGCAACAGTAGAAGAGACTGAGAGGGCACTAACAATGGATGGAATGAGCTGTATGGGAGTGCAGTTGCGGGTTTCACGACCTAATGACTACTCATCGACGTCTATGAAGAGTGCAATGCAACAAGCTGTTATGCCCATACCAACAATGACAACAAGTAGCATAAACGATAACTTTAAAGGATGCTACTTGCATATCGTTCAGATTGTATTACCAGAGTCTATTGAAGCAGAAGTTGAATATCTCGACGTTCTTGATGATGTAAAGGAggaatttgaaaaatatggaaaaattaaaagtgCTGCAATCGTGATTCCTAAACACAAGGAGAGCATTGCTAGTCAATTCGAGGTTGGAGATATTCTCGTggaatttttaaacaatGAATCACTTGTTTCATGCGTACAGAATATGTCAAACAGGAAGTATGAAAATAGACCTATTCAAATGCAACCACTCGAACAAGAGGTTTACGATGCAGTTGCAAGGCCCATAATTTTCGATTTGGAACAAATGGATAGACCAGAATAA
- a CDS encoding TBC domain containing protein (encoded by transcript BEWA_045270A), which translates to MSGFSQNSINDAKRGHKTGLIKKMILDGIPEYGRAEVWKSLAKTRAYRGKHFVNPPNFAENLPKEIYRHLLSFGNPETDKEILKDIERTFPNCQVFKKSQHVRKSLFNILHAYSLFNPDIGYCQGMSFIAGILLLYMNEEDAFFTMISILEKNNLKKFFSPGMEMVDRFCYRLEKLIKIKLPRLYKHFKLNNITVDLFGVRWLLTIFSYDLTPEAVAPIWDIFLLLDKNPVLSIAIGILEMIETHLLSLNQDKILITLQNLTPHLNTQNLAKMLIE; encoded by the exons ATGTCTGGCTTTAGCCAAAACTCTATAAACGATGCAAAAAGAGGTCATAAAACCGGTTTAATCAAGAAGATGATACTGGACGGAATTCCTGAATATGGACGTGCCGAAGTGTGGAAGTCTTTGGCAAAAACCAGAGCATATAGAGGTAAGCATTTCGTCAATCCACCAAATTTCGCAGAAAATTTGCCAAAGGAAATATATAGACACCTGCTGAGTTTCGGTAACCCAGAGACTGACAAGGAAATTCTAAAGGACATTGAGAGAACTTTCCCAAACTGCCAAGTCTTCAAAAAATCCCAGCACGTCAGGAAGTCCCTGTTCAACATTCTACACGCATATTCTCTATTTAACCCGGATATAG GATACTGTCAGGGAATGAGCTTTATAGCGGGGATATTGCTTCTCTACATGAATGAAGAGGATGCATTTTTTACCATG ATTAGTATTTTGGAGAAAAATAACCTGAAGAAATTCTTTTCACCTGGAATGGAAATGGTGGATAGGTTTTGCTACAGACTGGAAAAACTCATAAAAATTAAATTACCAAG GCTCTATAAGCATTTCAAGTTGAATAACATAACAGTGGATTTGTTTGGGGTTCGCTGGCTACTCACTATTTTCAGTTATGACCTTACTCCGGAGGCTGTTGCGCCAATCTGGGATATTTTCCTTTTGCTGGATAAAAATCCAGTACTTTCAATTGCCATTGGAATATTAGAAATGATAGAG ACGCACTTGCTTTCTCTGAACCAAGACAAAATTCTAATCACACTGCAAAATCTTACACCACATTTAAACACTCAGAACCTAGCTAAAATGCTAATTGAATAA
- a CDS encoding trehalose-6-phosphate synthase, putative (encoded by transcript BEWA_045260A), which yields MVYYTAVHFRCRAQLEYGQRVVVVGAHERLGNWDIKRSHSLVQSDTVEDVWNSLFPVYLPLKERMTYKYAVLNVKDEFMRWNDEMERYIEPTGNEMIIEDDDGYYRSECSTYSNDENKKTLMPSNVSDDAKADQKFKYESDPNKTVYFVTSRLPIQIYRKGDGEFGIRDSNTPLTAALWQLRNRYTSRMKFVGSCSVTLATEKDLDSPNFGGVGTPELRSRTRRSDSADGGAKRDSQHEQDNKIEFTEEEQEKIRQLLAEHDCIPVFIPKLDIKHSLKFCKTYMWNLFYNIGLWDIAEQKEFDWELWQSYLKVNKQYAYTAAQCISGNDSIWVHDYKLLMVPHFITRKCKTANIAMFMHALFPSYSLFASIAVREEILRSMLCSDLIGFHYFEFARQFLTSCKRILGLDHSFSAGGTIGIEYNGRQVMVRMSHAHIQPDLLMEKIGPGTPVPGLVREIKEKWPNRFIVASVDRDTILSGLILKFRAFKRFLQDYPSARGKILLVQHICTLDTLWEGRLDVLFKLKDLANSINAEFNTTHIILNRNITYEQKYALFMAADCFMDTSIRGGINLCAFEYILCRKGMPACAIVSEFTGFSKTLLSAVRVNPWHIERVMSALDTAMSLSLEDRMESCSRDVDYIEGNDTITWVEDLLKELSYARKKQDMFHLTWGFGRTYKTCSFSANFKLLDTDYLLKHFEHAQRRLIFLDCEGTLSSSLSDIYARSTRERKQQIKLHSAPLDVNLESIKELAADKRNVVVLISCRGRKIMDSWFGDIKNVGLCAEHGYNYKLPAITGDEWQHMQHSSSGEWKDAATQFLGEYVQRTPGSYLDVIGSAVIFQYHHSDTEFGAIQANELYPALSEVMTGFPVEVHRGKSHVEVKLKGINKGSALLHVVKKYSALYGDFDFVLCVGDDRSDEEMYKALNTLYTWVCNARPDLGKGPDEVHDQTTPVGHSESQYSIKPLDMHSDPHPQSQGNAKYISCTVGKRPSKAHYYLNDYLEVAELLSSMAKCSK from the coding sequence ATGGTGTATTACACTGCGGTTCACTTTCGCTGTAGAGCGCAGCTGGAGTATGGGCAGAGAGTAGTTGTCGTAGGAGCCCATGAACGACTAGGAAATTGGGACATCAAACGCAGCCATAGCCTGGTGCAAAGCGATACAGTTGAAGATGTCTGGAACTCACTTTTCCCAGTATACTTGCCTCTCAAGGAGCGTATGACGTATAAATACGctgttttaaatgtaaaggatgaattcaTGCGTTGGAATGATGAAATGGAGCGGTATATAGAGCCCACTGGAAACGAAATGATAATCGAAGATGATGATGGATATTACCGATCCGAGTGTTCCACATACTCAAacgatgaaaataaaaagacACTTATGCCTTCAAACGTTTCTGATGACGCTAAAGCTGATCAGAAGTTCAAGTATGAATCGGATCCAAATAAAACGGTCTATTTTGTAACATCGCGATTGCCCATTCAAATCTATAGAAAGGGTGATGGAGAATTTGGTATAAGGGACAGTAACACGCCGCTAACTGCTGCGTTGTGGCAACTTAGGAACAGGTACACAAGCAGAATGAAGTTTGTAGGATCATGTTCCGTTACGCTTGCAACGGAAAAGGACCTTGATTCACCTAATTTTGGTGGTGTAGGTACTCCAGAATTGAGAAGCAGGACAAGACGAAGTGATTCTGCGGATGGAGGTGCTAAACGTGACTCTCAACATGAACAGGATAACAAGATTGAATTTACTGAGGAGGAGCAAGAAAAGATACGTCAACTTTTAGCAGAACATGATTGTATTCCAGTGTTTATACCAAAGCTAGACATAAAGCACTCGTTgaaattttgtaaaacATACATGTGGAACCTATTTTATAATATAGGACTGTGGGATATTGCAGAGCAAAAGGAATTTGATTGGGAACTGTGGCAATCATATCTAAAAGTGAACAAACAGTACGCATATACAGCAGCACAGTGCATATCGGGAAATGATTCTATTTGGGTACACGATTATAAGCTTTTAATGGTTCCTCATTTTATAACAAGAAAGTGCAAAACTGCCAATATTGCAATGTTTATGCACGCTCtttttccatcatactCACTTTTTGCATCAATCGCTGTAAGGGAAGAAATTTTGCGTAGTATGCTTTGTTCTGATTTGATTGGGTTTCATTACTTTGAGTTTGCTAGGCAATTTTTAACGTCCTGCAAAAGAATATTGGGGTTAGACCACAGCTTCTCCGCAGGTGGAACTATTGGAATAGAATATAATGGTCGTCAAGTAATGGTCAGAATGAGTCATGCACATATACAACCAGACCTTTTGATGGAGAAGATTGGGCCAGGTACACCCGTCCCCGGACTTGTTAGAGAAATTAAAGAAAAATGGCCAAATCGCTTCATTGTTGCATCTGTTGACAGAGATACGATACTTTCCGGGCTTATACTCAAATTCAGAGCCTTTAAGAGATTCTTGCAGGATTATCCGAGTGCGCGTGGCAAGATACTTTTGGTGCAGCATATTTGTACCTTGGATACGTTATGGGAGGGTAGACTTGATGTGCTTTTTAAGCTAAAGGATCTTGCAAATTCAATTAACGCGGAATTTAACACGACACATATCATATTAAATAGAAACATCACATATGAGCAAAAATATGCGCTCTTTATGGCAGCTGACTGCTTTATGGATACTTCTATTCGCGGTGGTATAAATCTCTGTGCCTTTGAATACATTTTATGTCGCAAAGGTATGCCAGCATGTGCAATTGTGAGCGAATTTACTGGATTTAGCAAAACGCTACTATCAGCCGTTAGGGTAAATCCATGGCATATAGAAAGGGTTATGAGTGCTTTGGATACTGCAATGTCTCTAAGCTTAGAGGATCGTATGGAAAGTTGTAGCAGGGATGTTGACTATATAGAAGGTAATGATACAATCACTTGGGTTGAAGACCTCTTAAAGGAACTTTCATATGCTAGGAAGAAACAGGATATGTTCCATTTAACTTGGGGTTTTGGGAGAACATACAAGACATGCTCATTTTCAGCAAACTTTAAGCTTTTAGATACAGATTATCTACTAAAGCACTTTGAGCATGCACAGCGCCGTTTAATCTTTTTGGATTGTGAGGGTACACTATCTTCAAGTTTGTCCGATATATATGCCAGGTCAACCAGGGAAAGGAAACAGCAAATAAAATTGCATAGCGCACCCTTAGACGTAAATTTAGAGAGTATAAAAGAATTGGCAGCCGATAAACGTAATGTCGTTGTTCTGATTAGTTGCAGAGGTAGAAAAATCATGGATTCATGGTTTGGAGACATAAAAAATGTAGGTTTGTGTGCGGAACATGGATACAACTACAAACTCCCTGCCATAACTGGGGACGAATGGCAACACATGCAGCATTCTTCGTCGggagaatggaaagatgCCGCTACTCAGTTCCTCGGAGAATATGTGCAACGTACACCTGGTAGTTATTTGGACGTTATTGGGAGTGCAGTTATATTCCAGTACCATCATTCTGACACAGAATTTGGTGCAATACAAGCAAACGAATTGTATCCAGCTCTAAGTGAAGTAATGACAGGATTTCCAGTCGAAGTTCACAGGGGAAAGAGTCATGTTGAAGTAAAATTAAAGGGAATAAATAAGGGAAGTGCACTTTTACACGTTGTTAAGAAATATTCTGCCCTTTATGGCGACTTTGATTTTGTTTTATGTGTTGGTGATGACAGGtcagatgaagaaatgtACAAGGCCCTAAACACACTATACACATGGGTTTGTAACGCTAGACCAGATCTAGGAAAAGGCCCTGATGAGGTCCATGACCAAACCACGCCAGTTGGACACTCTGAGAGTCAATACAGCATAAAACCATTGGATATGCATTCAGACCCTCATCCACAATCTCAGGGAAACGCAAAATACATTTCCTGTACCGTTGGAAAAAGACCAAGCAAGGCTCACTACTATCTAAATGACTATCTAGAGGTCGCAGAGTTACTTTCGTCAATGGCGAAATGCTCTAAATAA
- a CDS encoding conserved hypothetical protein (encoded by transcript BEWA_045240A) — protein sequence MFFRRFKERGSKEPVSASQEALTRTESIVKAPSTFTEQVIVGLFNDIFSHCVFRSINEREYEVTPLVESLPTSDDNTCMLVLRRRTKGNIEMQILSHNFKTCYEPPEFYGYSLLDQDPSQYAEYKPKYGEVAQYLSLGLASGLKAHVKRQKESSKVPISIIKNYLHKDVNRGGIWAYLSAPILVDHNVTDETALKLQRDRKAKLMEISKEKMGIIDSHTIISLLWSICIFNLHAKFHDLLVILCNEFLEFYSENASKLIHVLYLCEQMEILPHEDISEYISSLGNVSILETLSPEDLIILINSARESDSLTVQKITVIIHDYIEIIAPEFAVHLLWGLVNSKFNFQKNDLFTKRLFIRFVEKFEEIPIKLLKTFFNALMLVPMDIVAYFNCIIYKSLRMLHLIDRKGLILIGCSYSMSHNTAEILKYGDSLDDDEEEPTSNIYEYLKYIVKIGAKTYRPNSIDILSVIYKYLVSGLTCAGEPNFTSYEYKSISSHGGKKIIAGLEESLNMINPQANENSYKIFFSNLMEDCCRNFAELDSEATNAIIFSLITLKIDIRYLHQMMLMDKGEIVKSKNQIQIEVIDPESPKYVEQFQMAKEIMEYMRNKEGISEELSIKEIVPSCNALSGAQEEQVDPEDIQPIKSTASETGTFFKKAQLLLDSGDDIKLCEVVEMLKASPDSLLSRKFEYMSHSLSLEVLVNYFDL from the exons ATGTTCTTcagaagatttaaagaaAGGGGTAGCAAAGAACCAGTGTCTGCATCACAAGAAGCACTGACAAGGACAGAAAGCATAGTAAAGGCTCCGAGTACATTCACG GAACAAGTTATAGTTGGATTATTTAATGACATATTTTCACACTGTGTTTTTCGCTCAATAAATGAGAGAGAATATGAGGTAACACCCTTGGTAGAATCACTTCCAACAAGTGATGATAACACATGCATGTTGGTCTTAAGAAGACGAACCAAGGGAAACATAGAGATGCAAATACTTTCCcacaattttaaaacatgCTACGAACCGCCAGAGTTTTATGGTTATTCACTATTGGATCAGGATCCATCACAGTATGCAGAGTATAAACCCAAGTATGGAGAAGTGGCCCAGTACTTATCACTGGGTCTTGCTTCAGGACTTAAAGCACATGTTAAAAGACAAAAGGAATCTTCAAAAGTGCCTATTTCTATTATAAAAAATTATCTACACAAAGATGTAAATAGGGGCGGGATTTGGGCCTATTTGTCTGCTCCAATACTTGTCGACCATAATGTAACAGATGAAACTGCACTAAAGCTACAAAGAGATCGAAAGGCAAAGCTGATGGAAATATCCAAAGAAAAAATGGGAATAATTGATTCTCATACAATCATATCTCTGCTATGGTCCATCTGCATTTTTaatctgcatgcaaaatttCACGACCTACTAGTTATATTATGCAACgaatttttggaattttataGTGAAAATGCTTCAAAACTAATACATGTACTATATCTATGCGAACaaatggagatattgcCGCATGAGGATATCAGCGAGTACATATCCAGTCTGGGCAACGTTTCAATATTGGAAACTTTATCACCAGAAGACCTCATTATTCTCATAAATTCAGCAAGAGAATCGGATTCATTAACTGTGCAAAAGATTACTGTGATTATACATGACTATATTGAGATAATAGCTCCGGAATTTGCTGTACATCTACTTTGGGGCCTTGTGAACTCTAAATTCAACTTTCAGAAAAATGATCTATTCACAAAGAGACTATTCATTAGGTTTGTGGAAAAATTCGAAGAAATTCCTATAAAGTTACTTAAAACGTTTTTCAATGCACTAATGCTTGTGCCTATGGACATTGTAGCATATTTCAATTGTATAATTTACAAGAGTCTGAGAATGTTGCATTTGATAGACAGGAAAGGACTTATTTTGATTGGTTGTTCATATTCCATGTCTCATAATACAGCTGAAATTCTAAAGTACGGAGACAGTCTCGACgatgatgaggaagagCCTACGAGCAACATTTACGAATACTTGAAGTACATCGTAAAGATAGGTGCAAAAACATACAGACCTAACAGCATTGACATTTTATCAGTCATTTACAAGTACTTGGTATCTGGGTTAACTTGTGCTGGCGAACCAAACTTTACGTCGTACGAGTACAAAAGTATATCGAGCCATGGAGGAAAGAAGATTATTGCAGGCCTTGAAGAATCCTTAAACATGATAAATCCCCAGGCAAATGAGAATAGCTATAAGATATTCTTCTCAAATCTTATGGAAGACTGTTGCAGAAACTTTGCAGAGCTCGATTCAGAGGCAACAAATGCTATTATATTTTCCCTAATCACACTCAAGATTGATATCAGATATCTACACCAGATGATGTTGATGGATAAGGGCGAAATAGTAAAGAGTAAGAACCAGATTCAGATTGAAGTGATAGACCCAGAAAGCCCAAAATATGTCGAGCAGTTTCAAATGGCCAAAGaaataatggaatatatgCGAAACAAGGAAGGCATATCAGAGGAGCTAAGTATAAAAGAAATTGTGCCAAGCTGTAATGCATTGTCCGGTGCACAAGAAGAGCAGGTCGATCCGGAGGATATCCAACCCATAAA GAGTACCGCAAGTGAAACCGGGACTTTCTTTAAAAAGGCACAATTGCTACTCGATTCCGGAGACGATATCAAACTTTGCGAAGTAGTAGAAATGCTAAAGGCAAGTCCAGACTCGTTACTATCACGTAAGTTTGAATATATGAGCCATTCACTATCCTTGGAGGTCCTGGTGAACTATTTCGACCTTTAA